The proteins below come from a single Juglans regia cultivar Chandler chromosome 12, Walnut 2.0, whole genome shotgun sequence genomic window:
- the LOC118344022 gene encoding uncharacterized protein LOC118344022, producing MDKSQSLTSPPYFDGNNYAYWKVRMKAFLKSVDERVWVSITKGWREPVVIIEGVQTPKSVDNYSRDEISECGWNNKGLNAIFMAVSQEEFKRISMCENCKQAWDILEVTHEGTKAVKNSKLQMLTTSFEELRMKDDETFDAFYAKLNHIVNSSFNLGDKIPENRIVRKILRSLPERFRPKVTAIEESKDLDNMRIEELVGSLQTYEHTLPVDKKNKSIALNTINESSDESSDELAMSDKEVAFYAKKFRKMFVSRNRKNWGDKKKRFERVNGNSSSGKKEMSSKKYTRATKDRVQSDIQCHECHGFGHIRLECANYKKAIEKAKGASLDDNDSETSDSSKSPSPKKNRNYMAFTSSVDGQSHRSESTSENESVSGSESRDDDELEEIYEKLYKECVKLRKLNKAHIENIDICKRENEDLQGKLNEANCLTDQLQKRNVSLEDKVKMQGSELILLNDKLKNLSTGKQKLDKILNSGKSFGDKRGIGYIEGKSDVASTSKIPCKRVGKIMFVPASNENGKPQLLKKGKKPLHVQKPVPPPKRQGARNTSPICHHCGKVGHVRPDCFKLKNHHAPTFSKSRIVYPSKKSKKFLNASRYVSPSMRHEVHKANHVCHNCGKIGHIRPNCFELRDHPKRIEKPYSRKGHQNLWSQVMVLTKQNEIINVKLDQLTTRQKVDKVNHPKVRQVWMRKGEEQTRHGID from the coding sequence ATGGATAAGTCTCAATCTCTCACATCACCACCatattttgatggaaacaacTATGCTTATTGGAAAGTCCGAATGAAAGCGTTTCTAAAGTCTGTGGATGAACGAGTGTGGGTGTCCATAACAAAAGGATGGAGAGAACCAGTTGTTATCATTGAGGGAGTTCAAACTCCCAAAAGTGTGGATAATTATTCTAGGGATGAAATAAGCGAGTGTGGTTGGAATAACAAAGGCCTGAATGCGATTTTCATGGCTGTGTCCCAGGAGGAGTTCAAGCGAATTTCCATGTGTGAAAATTGTAAACAAGCTTGGGACATTCTTGAGGTTACCCATGAAGGTACCAAGGCTGTTAAGAATTCTAAGCTTCAAATGCTAaccacaagttttgaagaacttagaatgaaagatgatgaaacTTTTGATGCCTTCTATGCCAAACTCAATCATATTGTCAATTCTAGTTTTAATTTAGGGGACAAAATCCCTGAGAATAGAATTGTGAGAAAAATTCTCAGATCTCTTCCTGAGAGATTCCGTCCCAAAGTCACTGCCATTGAAGAGAGCAAAGATTTGGACAATATGAGAATTGAAGAGCTGGTGGGCTCTCTACAAACCTATGAGCATACTCTTCCTgtggataagaaaaataagtccaTAGCCCTCAACACTATCAATGAGTCATCTGATGAGTCGTCCGATGAGTTGGCTATGAGTGACAAAGAAGTAGCcttttatgctaaaaaattcaGGAAGATGTTTGTatctagaaatagaaagaatTGGGGAGATAAGAAGAAAAGGTTTGAGAGAGTTAATGGAAATTCCAGTTCAGGAAAGAAGGAAATGAGCTCTAAGAAATATACTAGAGCCACCAAAGACAGGGTACAATCTGATATTCAGTGTCATGAATGTCATGGTTTTGGGCACATTCGCCTTGAGtgtgcaaattacaaaaaggccATAGAGAAAGCAAAGGGTGCGTCTTTGGATGATAATGATTCTGAGACAAGTGACTCTTCTAAGAGTccctctccaaagaaaaatcgCAACTACATGGCATTCACTTCTTCTGTTGATGGCCAAAGTCATAGAAGTGAATCAACGTCTGAAAATGAGAGTGTATCCGGAAGTGAATCCAGGGATGATGATGAGTTGGAGGAAATCTATGAGAAGTTGTACAAAGAGTGTGTAAAATTGAGGAAACTCAATAAAGCACATATTGAGAATATAGAtatttgcaaaagagaaaatgaggatcTCCAAGGTAAATTGAATGAAGCAAATTGTCTAACCGATCAGTTGCAAAAGAGGAATGTGTCACTCGAGGATAAAGTGAAAATGCAGGGAAGTGAGTTGATTTTGTTAAACGATAAGTTGAAAAATTTGTCTACTGGGAAACAAAAGCTTGACAAAATCCTAAACTCAGGAAAGTCCTTTGGTGACAAGAGAGGTATAGGATATATTGAAGGGAAATCTGATGTGGCTTCAACTTCAAAAATCCCATGCAAAAGGGTaggaaaaataatgtttgttcCTGCTTCTAATGAGAATGGCAAACCTCAACTTTTGAAAAAGGGTAAGAAACCCTTACATGTGCAAAAGCCTGTCCCACCTCCCAAGAGACAAGGAGCTCGTAACACAAGCCCTATATGTCATCATTGTGGGAAGGTTGGTCATGTTAGACCAGATTGCTTCAAGTTAAAAAATCATCATGCCCCTACTTTCTCTAAAAGTAGGATTGTCTATCCTTCTAAAAAGAGTAAGAAGTTCTTGAATGCTTCCAGGTATGTTTCACCCTCCATGAGACATGAAGTTCACAAAGCAAACCACGTTTGTCACAATTGTGGTAAGATTGGTCACATTCGACCAAACTGTTTTGAGCTTAGGGACCATCCTAAGAGAATTGAAAAGCCCTACTCAAGAAAAGGGCATCAAAACTTGTGGAGCCAAGTCATGGTCTTGACCAAACAAAATGAGATTATCAATGTGAAGTTAGACCAATTGACTACTAGACAGAAGGTTGATAAGGTGAATCATCCAAAAGTGAGACAAGTGTGGATGAGAAAGGGGGAGGAGCAGACCAGACATGGTATAGACTGA